From a region of the Oncorhynchus keta strain PuntledgeMale-10-30-2019 chromosome 13, Oket_V2, whole genome shotgun sequence genome:
- the LOC118387525 gene encoding zinc finger protein 502-like isoform X1 has product MAKSKDLKVFLESSLNAIFKATVSDILESVDQTLSEYKGKLQRIETENEDLRQRLHDQDNRDSIVKDPGSIQDAVHLPDLSRKTCSSHSVVGQSQKPIKTQGDERRSSRRQQKDKMPQSRGSVSFTDAATQQEPECLQNVSALMFKNIKTEPDMEDDYAIDLSKPPSPLNLASKQIKTESAEVNYIIPEEYDEHLQSPLDTDVDSRDSDSDVKVTIVSDSHMEMGDECGHFVDSEGRLCHNVTGEAEPEEDPFLTYYPDMGCNPAGMSGEDILPTLNSAESSKNAQGFYNCTQCEKTFRRVQSLNIHLRTHSGEKAHCCNYCGKRFGRADLLKSHKRTHTGERPFSCDLCGKNYGHPGQLRIHKRVHTGERPYCCPHCGKRFSEHNQLKVHLRTHTGERPYSCTVCAKTFSNAGNLRIHQRIHTGEKPYCCVQCGKRFNGMGDLKTHYRIHTGERPYHCDLCEKTFSQAGHLTIHKRMHTGEKPYTCSECGKRFSVASSLKLHLRTHTGEKLFSCSYCGKSFSRSGHLKRHEQVHTKEKVYPCDQCGKTYTDQSSLKKHQKTHGAEELRTEELRTEENESSTSGIDVPHNLEIKTED; this is encoded by the exons ATGGCCAAGTCAAAAGATTTAAAAGTATTCTTGGAGTCGTCTCTGAATGCGATTTTTAAAGCCACAGTGAGTGACATATTGGAGTCAGTGGACCAGACATTGTCTGAGTACAAGGGTAAATTACAAAGAATTGAAACTGAGAATGAAGATCTTAGACAAAGGTTGCACGATCAAGACAACAGGGATTCGATAGTTAAGG ACCCTGGAAGTATCCAGGATGCTGTTCACCTCCCTGACTTGTCAAGGAAGACCTGTTCCAGCCATTCAGTTGTCGGCCAATCCCAGAAGCCAATCAAAACACAGGGTGATGAGCGAAGGAGCTCCAGGAGACAGCAGAAGGACAAAATGCCTCAGAGCAGAGGGTCTGTCTCTTTTACAGATGCAGCAACTCAGCAGGAACCAGAATGCCTACAAAACGTTTCTGCCTTAATGTTCAAAAACATAAAGACAGAACCTGATATGGAGGATGACTACGCCATAGACCTCTCAAAGCCCCCGTCTCCTCTCAACCTGGCTTCTAAGCAAATTAAGACAGAGAGTGCTGAGGTGAATTACATCATTCCTGAAGAGTATGATGAACACCTTCAGTCACCACTGGACACAGATGTGGACTCTAGAGACAGCGACAGTGACGTCAAAGTCACCATAGTGTCTGACAGTCACATGGAGATGGGAGACGAGTGCGGCCATTTTGTTGATTCAGAGGGAAGGCTGTGTCACAATGTAACTGGAGAGGCTGAACCAGAAGAAGACCCCTTCCTGACATACTACCCTGACATGGGATGTAACCCTGCTGGGATGAGTGGGGAGGATATTTTACCCACTTTGAACTCTGCAGAGTCCTCTAAAAACGCACAAGGCTTCTACAACTGCACCCAGTGTGAGAAGACATTTAGGCGAGTGCAATCCCTCAACATCCACCTGAGGACTCATAGTGGCGAGAAGGCCCACTGCTGCAACTACTGCGGCAAACGCTTTGGCCGAGCAGACCTGCTCAAGTCCCACAAACGCACTCACACGGGAGAGAGACCGTTCAGCTGCGACCTCTGTGGTAAGAACTACGGTCACCCGGGCCAGCTCAGGATACACAAGCGTGTTCATACGGGAGAGAGACCGTACTGCTGCCCACACTGTGGGAAACGCTTCAGTGAACACAACCAGCTTAAAGTCCATTTACGAACTCACACTGGAGAGAGGCCATACAGTTGCACTGTGTGCGCCAAAACCTTCAGCAACGCAGGTAACCTGAGGATACACCAAAGAATCCACACTGGTGAGAAGCCTTACTGCTGTGTACAGTGTGGCAAGAGGTTCAATGGTATGGGGGACTTGAAAACACATTACAGGATTCATACAGGGGAGAGGCCGTACCATTGTGACCTGTGTGAGAAGACCTTCAGCCAGGCAGGCCACCTCACCATACACAAGCGGatgcacacaggagagaaaccgtacACATGCTCAGAGTGTGGTAAGAGGTTCAGTGTGGCGAGCAGCCTCAAGCTGCACCTGAGGACTCATACAGGGGAGAAACTCTTCAGCTGCTCTTACTGTGGGAAGAGCTTCAGTAGGTCTGGCCATCTGAAGAGACACGAACAGGTCCACACCAAGGAGAAGGTCTACCCTTGTGACCAGTGTGGGAAGACCTACACCGACCAGTCATCCCTCAAAAAGCACCAGAAGACTCATGGAGCTGAAGAGCTGAGGACCGAAGAGCTGAGGACTGAGGAGAATGAGAGCAGTACCAGTGGGATTGATGTTCCCCATAACCTGGAAATAAAGACTGAAGACTAA
- the LOC118387525 gene encoding zinc finger protein 664-like isoform X2, whose translation MPQSRGSVSFTDAATQQEPECLQNVSALMFKNIKTEPDMEDDYAIDLSKPPSPLNLASKQIKTESAEVNYIIPEEYDEHLQSPLDTDVDSRDSDSDVKVTIVSDSHMEMGDECGHFVDSEGRLCHNVTGEAEPEEDPFLTYYPDMGCNPAGMSGEDILPTLNSAESSKNAQGFYNCTQCEKTFRRVQSLNIHLRTHSGEKAHCCNYCGKRFGRADLLKSHKRTHTGERPFSCDLCGKNYGHPGQLRIHKRVHTGERPYCCPHCGKRFSEHNQLKVHLRTHTGERPYSCTVCAKTFSNAGNLRIHQRIHTGEKPYCCVQCGKRFNGMGDLKTHYRIHTGERPYHCDLCEKTFSQAGHLTIHKRMHTGEKPYTCSECGKRFSVASSLKLHLRTHTGEKLFSCSYCGKSFSRSGHLKRHEQVHTKEKVYPCDQCGKTYTDQSSLKKHQKTHGAEELRTEELRTEENESSTSGIDVPHNLEIKTED comes from the coding sequence ATGCCTCAGAGCAGAGGGTCTGTCTCTTTTACAGATGCAGCAACTCAGCAGGAACCAGAATGCCTACAAAACGTTTCTGCCTTAATGTTCAAAAACATAAAGACAGAACCTGATATGGAGGATGACTACGCCATAGACCTCTCAAAGCCCCCGTCTCCTCTCAACCTGGCTTCTAAGCAAATTAAGACAGAGAGTGCTGAGGTGAATTACATCATTCCTGAAGAGTATGATGAACACCTTCAGTCACCACTGGACACAGATGTGGACTCTAGAGACAGCGACAGTGACGTCAAAGTCACCATAGTGTCTGACAGTCACATGGAGATGGGAGACGAGTGCGGCCATTTTGTTGATTCAGAGGGAAGGCTGTGTCACAATGTAACTGGAGAGGCTGAACCAGAAGAAGACCCCTTCCTGACATACTACCCTGACATGGGATGTAACCCTGCTGGGATGAGTGGGGAGGATATTTTACCCACTTTGAACTCTGCAGAGTCCTCTAAAAACGCACAAGGCTTCTACAACTGCACCCAGTGTGAGAAGACATTTAGGCGAGTGCAATCCCTCAACATCCACCTGAGGACTCATAGTGGCGAGAAGGCCCACTGCTGCAACTACTGCGGCAAACGCTTTGGCCGAGCAGACCTGCTCAAGTCCCACAAACGCACTCACACGGGAGAGAGACCGTTCAGCTGCGACCTCTGTGGTAAGAACTACGGTCACCCGGGCCAGCTCAGGATACACAAGCGTGTTCATACGGGAGAGAGACCGTACTGCTGCCCACACTGTGGGAAACGCTTCAGTGAACACAACCAGCTTAAAGTCCATTTACGAACTCACACTGGAGAGAGGCCATACAGTTGCACTGTGTGCGCCAAAACCTTCAGCAACGCAGGTAACCTGAGGATACACCAAAGAATCCACACTGGTGAGAAGCCTTACTGCTGTGTACAGTGTGGCAAGAGGTTCAATGGTATGGGGGACTTGAAAACACATTACAGGATTCATACAGGGGAGAGGCCGTACCATTGTGACCTGTGTGAGAAGACCTTCAGCCAGGCAGGCCACCTCACCATACACAAGCGGatgcacacaggagagaaaccgtacACATGCTCAGAGTGTGGTAAGAGGTTCAGTGTGGCGAGCAGCCTCAAGCTGCACCTGAGGACTCATACAGGGGAGAAACTCTTCAGCTGCTCTTACTGTGGGAAGAGCTTCAGTAGGTCTGGCCATCTGAAGAGACACGAACAGGTCCACACCAAGGAGAAGGTCTACCCTTGTGACCAGTGTGGGAAGACCTACACCGACCAGTCATCCCTCAAAAAGCACCAGAAGACTCATGGAGCTGAAGAGCTGAGGACCGAAGAGCTGAGGACTGAGGAGAATGAGAGCAGTACCAGTGGGATTGATGTTCCCCATAACCTGGAAATAAAGACTGAAGACTAA
- the LOC127906770 gene encoding proteinase-activated receptor 3 translates to MEVFFNSSLLFISQKPLNYSIGDKTVYEQCDGMPAVLLFYLVLQFINMFLGIPANVMVLWLLHKNKSDSTTSDIFILHLAILDTFFCLIPPLELANIVYLTTSSTWYVLRFFYGVKDSSPLFLSCICLDRYMAVLHPITFTELKDRSHRPVLAAVVWIVTLAYSTAKCVGNIVNFDKVFTIMILAAFAFMVFCNVAILWALRQSGPGRDEMHPVKKRAFKMVLIILAIIVLNYFPPVALFPFQQYFSPDVFQCYIHYIAFGFMDISSSIQPVLYLSKEKILPQKPGCCCTRNTANSG, encoded by the coding sequence ATGGAGGTGTTCTTCAACTCGTCTTTGCTCTTCATCTCACAAAAACCATTAAACTACAGCATAGGGGACAAGACTGTATATGAGCAGTGTGACGGCATGCCAGCCGTGCTTCTCTTCTACCTGGTGCTGCAGTTCATCAACATGTTCTTGGGGATCCCAGCCAACGTCATGGTGCTGTGGCTCCTGCACAAGAACAAGAGTGACTCCACCACCTCGGACATCTTCATCCTGCACCTGGCCATCCTGGACACCTTCTTCTGCCTCATCCCCCCTCTGGAGCTGGCCAACATTGTCTACCTGACCACCAGCAGCACCTGGTACGTGCTGCGCTTCTTCTACGGCGTCAAggactcctctccactcttcctgTCCTGCATCTGCCTGGACCGCTACATGGCCGTGCTCCACCCAATCACCTTCACAGAGCTCAAGGACCGCAGCCACCGGCCTGTGCTTGCCGCCGTCGTGTGGATTGTCACGCTGGCCTACTCCACCGCCAAGTGCGTGGGCAACATCGTGAACTTTGACAAGGTTTTCACAATCATGATCCTGGCAGCATTCGCCTTCATGGTATTCTGTAATGTCGCCATCCTATGGGCCCTGAGGCAGTCTGGGCCGGGCCGTGACGAGATGCACCCTGTCAAGAAGAGAGCCTTTAAAATGGTCCTCATCATATTGGCAATCATTGTTTTGAACTACTTCCCTCCTGTGGCTCTGTTCCCCTTCCAGCAATACTTCTCCCCAGATGTATTCCAGTGCTACATCCACTACATTGCCTTTGGCTTCATGGACATTAGCAGCAGTATCCAACCTGTGCTTTACCTGTCAAAAGAGAAAATACTACCACAGAAACCTGGCTGCTGCTGTACCAGAAATACAGCCAACTCAGGATGA